In Myxococcales bacterium, the DNA window CGTCCTCGTCGCCGGGGGGTGCGACGACCTCACCGTCGACGGGAAGCGCTTCCTCGTCCCGTGGTGCAGCGCCTCGCGTGCGACGCCCGTCTCGAGGACGTTCGCGATCTCGCATGTGGCCGACGACACCAACGCCGACGCCCTCATCGCCAAGGCGTTCGGGCTCCTCGATCGTGGCGGCTACGTCGACATCTCGGCGAACGCCCCGAGCTACTGCACCGGGACCCACGCGCTCCTCTCCCACGAGCCGACCAACAAGGCCCACCTGTCGCTCGCCCTCGACGGCTTCATTCCTCTCGTGGGGGACTCCCCGCGCCTCGCGGAGGACTACCTCTACGCGTTCACGGCGCCGGTCGAATGATGCGGTCGATGTCGAGCTCGCGTTCGGCGCGGTCCTGACCTGTATGCGACGTGGCGCGCGAGCCGAGCGCACGGCCGGATGGCGTCATGCCGTGCGCGCGGGCTCGGCTCAGTGCACGAGCGCGCCGACCACGGCGAGCCCGCACACCACGAGCCACGGGGGTGCCTTCCACGACTCGAGCGCCCCGAAGGCGAGCAGCACGAGCGCCACGTCGACGCGCCCCGTGATGCCTTCGGTGACGACCGGCGTGTAGAGCGCCGCGAGCAACACCCCGACGACCCCTGCGTTCGCGCCGGCGAGCGAGGCCTTCGCCCAGGGCGCCTCACGAAGGCGCTCCCAAAATGGCAGCGCGCCGCCGACGAGCAGCCACGCCGGCAAGAAGATCGCCGCGAGCCCCAAGAGCCCCGAGGCCCACGCGTAAGGCCCCGGATTCATTGCGGTTCCAAGGAACGCCGCGAACGTGAAGAGCGGCCCCGGCACCGCCTGCGCGCCGGCGTACCCCTCGAGGAAACGCGCGTCCGTGAGCCATCCGCGTGGCACCGTCTCGGCGCGGAGCAAAGGCAGCACCACGTGGCCCCCGCCGAACACGAGCGACCCCGATCGGTAGAACGCGTCCACCATCGCCACCTGGCGGAGCCCGGTCCACGAGGCGAGCGCCGGCAGCACGGCGAGCAGCCCCAAGGCGAGGACGAGCGCGGCGATCGCCGCCCTCGGAGCGCGTGATGGATGCGCTGCGGGGGCGGCTTTGGTCTCGGCGCGGAAGAGCCGATACCCCACGAGCGCCGCGCCCACGAGCACCGCGATCTGAGTCACCGCCGAGGGGCGCGCGAGCAACACCGCGGCCGACATGAGCGTGATCGTGAGGCGCGCGCGGTCGGTGCACAGCTTCTTGCCCATGCCCCAAACGGCCTGCGCCACCACGACGACGGCCGCGAGCTTGAGCCCATGCAAAAAGCCGCTCCCGAGCACCCGCCGGAGATCGGCAGCGCCATACGCGAACGCGATCATCGCGAGCGCCGAGGGGAGGGTGAACGCGAGCGACCCCGCCAAGGCGCCCGCGAGACCCGCGCGCCGCATGCCGAGCGCGAACACGACCTGGCTGCTCGCGGGACCGGGCAAGAACTGACACAGCGCGACCACGTCGCCGTACTCGGCGTCGTCGAGCCACTTGCGCCGCACGACGAGCTCGTCACGAAAGTAACCGAGGTGAGCCACCGGCCCGCCGAACGACGTGAGCCCGAGCTTAAGAAAAGCGAGCCCCACCTCGGGCACCGTTCCCCGCGACGGCGTGATCTCGCCGCGAGGCTCGTCGCTCATGGCACGCCCGCGTCCTGGCCGTGCACGACCGACGTGCGCACCGTGGGCGGCGCCACGTGCACGAAGGGCACCTTCTCCGCGACGTGGCACGCGTTGCACGCGGTCGTGAGCGCCGCGAACGCCGTGTCGAAGTCTTTGTGATTGCGGGAGTTTATCGCGCGCATGAGGCCCTCTTTGGGGCCGTCGAGCAGGTGCGACGAGGGCTCGCGT includes these proteins:
- the chrA gene encoding chromate efflux transporter produces the protein MSDEPRGEITPSRGTVPEVGLAFLKLGLTSFGGPVAHLGYFRDELVVRRKWLDDAEYGDVVALCQFLPGPASSQVVFALGMRRAGLAGALAGSLAFTLPSALAMIAFAYGAADLRRVLGSGFLHGLKLAAVVVVAQAVWGMGKKLCTDRARLTITLMSAAVLLARPSAVTQIAVLVGAALVGYRLFRAETKAAPAAHPSRAPRAAIAALVLALGLLAVLPALASWTGLRQVAMVDAFYRSGSLVFGGGHVVLPLLRAETVPRGWLTDARFLEGYAGAQAVPGPLFTFAAFLGTAMNPGPYAWASGLLGLAAIFLPAWLLVGGALPFWERLREAPWAKASLAGANAGVVGVLLAALYTPVVTEGITGRVDVALVLLAFGALESWKAPPWLVVCGLAVVGALVH